TCTGAGAGCGAAAACGCGCATGGAGCGTCATGCCGTCCGCGCCTTCGCTTTCGATGATGCGGGCGATCTCGACGGCGTTTTCGCTCGCCGAGTCCCATCCCGCGCGAAACTTGACGGTGAAGGGCAGATTGGGAATCGTGCGGCGAATCGCCGCGATGCAGGCCCGCGCACGCTCCGGCTCGCGCAGGAGCCCCGAGCCCGAACCGTTACCCACAACTTTACGCGCGGGGCATCCCATGTTGAGATCGACCAGATCCGCGCCAAGGTCAGCGGCGATACCCGCTCCCACGGCGAGGGCATCGGGATCACAGCCGAAAAGCTGAATGGCGTACGGGTGTTCGCCGACCTCGGTCGCGAGCACGCGCACCGACGAAGGCCGTGCGCGACCACGCTGATAGGCTCGAAGCGCCTGACCGGCGACCATCTCGCAGAAGGTCAGATCCGCGCCGAACTCGCGCGAAATCCGTCGAAATGGCAAATCGGTGACACCGACCATGGGCGACACGGCCACGCCGGCCCCCAGATCGAGCCCCTTCAGGCGCAATCGACGAGGAACTTCGCTCAGAAACATTGAAAGTTCTTCTACCTCAGGATGACCGAAATTGCCATAGTTCCTTGGTGAATTTCCCCAATAACGGCCGGTGAGGGGACTCCGTGAGCTTCCAAACGCTTCAAAAGTTCCGAAGCCTGTGTTTTGGGAAGGGCGAAGAGGAGCCCGCCGCTGGTCATCGAGTCCGCCAAGGCGAAGCGAAGATTCGCCGACACGGCCTCGTCGAATTGAACCGCGTC
This genomic window from Deltaproteobacteria bacterium contains:
- the dusB gene encoding tRNA dihydrouridine synthase DusB: MFLSEVPRRLRLKGLDLGAGVAVSPMVGVTDLPFRRISREFGADLTFCEMVAGQALRAYQRGRARPSSVRVLATEVGEHPYAIQLFGCDPDALAVGAGIAADLGADLVDLNMGCPARKVVGNGSGSGLLREPERARACIAAIRRTIPNLPFTVKFRAGWDSASENAVEIARIIESEGADGMTLHARFRSQSYGDTPDWRHIARVVEAVSIPVLGNGGIMTWQDAVEMVRRTGCHGVMLARGVFGNPWLIAQVKAAFEGRPVPASPTPREKWEVFHRYWLGMVEHRGSRAILDIRKHLIWYSKGLRGSHELRRELHEMTDEATLLERTRTFFEQAHADESRHGAAPTAA